TACTCACCAGTACCTTAGTTTTTCCTGTATATCAAATGTAACATCAACTGTTGCCTTGAGGAAGCCTCTAAGCAAGGTTGCAAAGTAAGGCAGCCTAAAATAATTATTGAATACCGCAAAAGATTCGGATGGGTTTAATTTATAAGATAATTCAGCCTTCATAAAATAAAAAAGGTGAATATGGCCATTAAATGATCATTCATATTTTTTTCAAGGTTTTGATGATCATTGACAACCTCGGATACCTGCATAAAAAAGCCCCGGCTTCATGTAGAAACCGGGGCTGTAATCGGGGAAAAAACTTTGTTGCTTATGCCAATCTTACATTGATGGCGTTTGTTCCTTTGCGTCCTTCCGTGGTTTCAAAAGTCACTTGGTCACCTTGCTTCACTTCGTCAATAAGACCTGAAGCGTGTACAAAAATTTCTTCGTCTGTTGCGTCATCTTTAATGAAGCCATACCCCTTTGTGGAGTTAAAAAACTTAACTGTTCCGTTTTTCATCGTACTAAAAAAAAATTATAATGAGGGGCAAAGATAAACAAATTAATCGTTGCCACAACCAGAGAGCAATTAATCACCGTTAAGGATCAATCTATATCAGGGTTTTTGCCGGTCGCATCCTGCCCTGTCCTGAAGGCACTCGGGTTTCCATTTTTAATCCTTTTAAAGGAGCAAATGAAATAATATTAAAAGACGCAGGAAATCAAAAAGCCTTTATTTCAGTCCCGGTGTGAGTTCTATTGAACAAAAATCGTAATTCCGAAGTCTACAGTTTAAAATTGTAAGATGAAGTTACACGCAATACATGCCGGATATTTTAAATTGGACGGAGGCGCTATGCATGGCGTAGTTCCAAAAAAACTATGGGAGAAGAAAAACCCGCCTGATGAAAATAATCTCTGCACCTGGGACACGCGGCTACTCCTGGTGGAATATGATGAAAAACGGGTGCTGATTGACAGCGGCCTGGGAAATAAGCAGAGCGATAAATTTTTTAGCTATTACGAGCCGCACGGACCTAAACTGATCGAAAGCCTGGAAAAGGCAGGCTTTGCACCGGAGGATATCACTGATAATTTCCTGACGCATCTGCATTTTGATCATGTGGGAGGCGCTGTGAAATGGAAAGACGACCATACCGGCTATGAACTCACATTTCCAAAGGCAACTTACTGGAGCCACAAACGCCATTGGTATCACGCCATGCATCCTAATGCCCGTGAAAAAGCCTCCTTCCTGGAAGAAAACCTGGAACCCATACAAGATGCCCGCAGGCTGGAACTGCTTGAAGAACCGGATGAGGTTTTCCCTGGATTTTCGTTTATCCTGGTGAATGGACACACTGACAGCCAGATGCTCCCCGTGATCCGCTTTGGAAGTCACACCATAATATATGTAGCAGACCTCATCCCTTCTGCTGCGCATATTCCAACTGCATGGGTTATGGGATACGATATTCGTCCTTTGGAAACGATGAAGGAGAAAGCGAATCTATTAACAGAAGCAGCCGAGAAAAACTTCATCCTCTTTTTTGAGCACGATCCGAAAGTCGAATGTTGTACAGTGGAAAAAACGGACAAAGGAATCAGGATCAGGGAAACCTTTTCGCTTGCGGACATTGAAGGAAAGTGAATTATTTAATGCACGCTTTTAGTGCGGTTCTCCGAAAGCCGGTTCAAGGAAACTATTTTATCTGGTAAGAAAGCAACGGTTTTAGATGCCTTCTGATCTTTAAATAATCGGTTAAAAGGATAATTTTGCACCTCATTTTTTAAGCATTAAATTCAATAATATTTTATCAAATGGATTATAAATCGCAGAATGGATTGCCTGAAGTGGAGAATCAGTTTGAGCAAGGGCTGAATAACTGGATCAAAAAGGAAAGGCAGGCCGTTGACCTGTTGAGCATTACAGGTGAACTTTGGTTTGACAGATCGGTGGAACTGGTAATTTTTCGCAGAAGGCTTATTGATTCGAGTCCGAATGAAATTTTGAATCATCACATGCGGGCTAAGATCATCATTAAACGGGAGCTTTCTGTAGGCCTTACGCTGGCCCTGGCGCAGGCCATTGCCGCTATGGATATTGCACCTTCCCGTCTTGACCTGGGCAGGCTTGGAAACGAATGGCTGAATGAACAGGAAAAGTATGAGGATATGAATGGATTCTTAAATGAGAAACTCAAAAACTTTCTTGGCGATGATAAATGCACTTTCGCACCAAAGGACGTAGTGCTCTATGGCTTTGGCCGCATTGGCAGGCTGGCCGCCCGAGGCTTAATTTCCCAGACAGGAACTGGCAAACAGCTTCGCCTCCGGGCAATAGTGGCACGAAGCAATGGCACAGACCAACTGGAGAAGCGGGCCGAATTACTGCGCAATGATTCCATTCATGGTCCCTTCAGAGGAAGCATCACGATAGATGCTGAAAATGAATGCCTGATCATAAACGGACAGCCGGTAAAGATCATTTCTGCTGACAAACCGGAAGACGTGGATTACACAGCATATGATATTCATGATGCATTGATTATAGACAATACAGGCGTTTTTCGCGATCGTGAAGGATTGAGCCGCCATTTACAGGCAAAAGGTGCTGACCGCGTACTTCTGACCGCACCCGGAAAAGGAGACTTGCCTAATGTAGTTTATGGAATTAATCATGACTCCGTTCCGGATAAGGAAAAGATCGTGAGTGCGGCATCCTGTACTACCAATGCGATAGTTCCCGTGCTCAAGGTGCTGGAAGATAATCTCGGTATAGAATTCGGCCATATTGAAACGGTACATAGCTACACCAATGATCAGAATTTGCTGGACAACATCCATAAGAAATACCGCAGAGGCCGCGCGGCTGCGCTCAACCTGGTCATTACCGAAACGGGAGCAGGCTCAGCGGTGGCGAAGGCGCTACCGGAACTGAAAGGGAAGCTCACAGGAAATGCCGTGCGGGTTCCCACACCCAATGGTTCGCTGGCCATTCTCAATCTGACATTTAAGAAAACCACTACCAAAGAAGCGGTAAATGAAATGCTCAGAAATGCTTCACTTTTTGGTGACCTCGTGGAACAGATAGAGTTTTCTGAAAGCTACGAACTCGTATCATCTGACATTGTGGGAAATCATCATCCCAGCGTGGTGGATGGCGCGGCTACCATTGTTTCACCAAGTGGCAACCATGCTGTGATATACATTTGGTATGACAATGAATTTGGCTACACACACCAGGTAATCCGATTTGCCAAACACCTGGCAGGCGTTCGCAGGATGACCTATTATTAACATAAAGAGCGAAATCGCAGGAAAGCCCCGGATTAGAGTAAAATAGTCTGGGGCTTTTTTATTTAAAAACCCTGAGTTAATAAAGTGGATTTGTCTCGCTCACGTACCTCGAAGAAGAAATTCCGGTTCATTTTGCACAAGCGGTATAGGATTATCCTGTGGATTTTTTCGGGGGTCGCAATGGTAACCGAAAATGGCATACCGATTCAGGTATTTTTCCAATTGCTTATAATAAGTATGTGTGGAAATATTTTTCTCGAAGAAAATATCATGAAAAACAGTAGTGTCTTTTTCGGGGAGTTTATCCAAAACTTCGAAGAGTATTGAAGCATCGCCTAGATCACCAGAGTAAGCAATCCGTTGCCCGTTTTCCTCAAAAATGAATGCGAAAGTGCGGAGGTAGTCCACATGGTGCTTTGTGGTTTCAATGGCTGTAATACCGTCAACCTCTGACAGCGGCTGCAATTCCACATATTCGGAAATATCTCCCAGCGTATGGGAAAAGAAGGATTTCAATGTGTTCAAAAAATCCTCATCCTGATATAACAGCGTCAATTTTTTCGGGGCAAAATAATGGTGATGCAGGATGAGCACAGACAGGCTTCCCACGTGGTCGTCATGCGTGTGCGTTACCAGGAGGTGGGTTACCTCGTTGGCTTTGTTTGCTTTTCGCAGTGCAGGATATATAGCATGGCCGCAGTCAATCAGGAGCGTACGGCCTTCCATCGTTAGCAAAGCCGAGGAATTAAGATACTCATAGTCGAATGCGCCCCCTGTGCCGATAAATTTGATTTCCATCTTATCCGGGTTTAGATTTTATGGCCGCAAAGAAAAGAACTTCCCAAAAGTTTGAGGCCCGGCATTTAAAAGTGCGAGGCAGTAGCTTTGCCCTGTTTAAAAATCAGGGAAATGAAAGTTGATTTACTTGTAATAACTGCCCATCCTGACGATGCAGAATTATGCTGTGGCGGGACCATCATCGCCCACACGAGTGCAGGAAAATCTGTTGGCATTGTGGACCTTACCCAAGGAGAACTCGGTACACGCGGCACAGCAAAAATCCGCTTAAAGGAGGCAGAGGAAGCCGGAAAAATTATGGGCATCAGCTTTCGCGAGAACCTGGGTTTTGCGGATGGCTTTTTCAAGAATGATGATGCTCACCGGCTTAAAGTTATGCAGCAGGTCAGGCGCTTCCAGCCGGAGATTGTTATCAGCAACGCTCCCCATGACAGGCATCCTGACCATGGCCGTGCTTCGGATCTGGTGTCTGAGGCCTGCTTTCTGTCCGGGCTCAGGCGTATAGAAACGGAGTGGGAGGGAGAGCCGCAACGAGAATGGCGGCCAGCACGGATGTACAAGTTCGTCCAGTTCAATTATATAGAGCCGGACATTATTGTGGATATTTCAGCGCATCTGGACAAAAAGCTTGAGGCAATCCGTGCATTCAAATCCCAATTCCACGATCCTGCGAGCAAAGAACCCGATACCATTCTCACCTCCAGGCATTTCTTAGAGCAGATCAAAGCGCGTAATCTTGATTGGGGTTTTCGCATAGGTGCTTATGCGGGGGAAGGTTTTATTGCGGATCAGAAGCTTGCAGTGAGGAGCTTATTTGATTTGGCTTAATTTAGAAATCCGGCCATATCCGGCTAAAGTCAAGGGAGAAATTGCAGGCGCTGAGTTCAAAATCGAAGCTGTCCATGCTAAGTTCCCCAACCTTCTGATATGAATCATTTTTATATTCAAAAATGGTCACCTCTTTTTTATCGGCATCTACCACCAGATAATATTTTACTTTCTGCTTTCGGTAAAGGTCAAATTTGGTGACCAGGTCCTTTTCCCGGTTGTGAGGAGAAAGAATTTCTACTACCAGTTCGGGCGGTTTTTCCAGAAACAATACATCGCCCAAGAAGTAGCATATTACCATTAGATCAGGTTCCACAATGGTGTCCTCGTTAATCTTCCAGTCAAAGGGCGAGAGCAGCACCTCGCAACTACTAAAAGATTCCACAGCGAGGTGGAGATGAACCATCAATTTTGCGACAACAAATTGATGTTTATAACACGGGCCGGGGCCATGGCAAATGGTATCCCATAAATCAGCTCCCACCGGCCTTCCCATTGCTTGTAGTCCTCATAAGTATAATGAGGCAAATGCTTTAATCTGGCTGAATTGTCCATCCCCGGTTGAGGTTTTATATTACAAAGATAATAAGCCTTTCAGGTTCAACTGAAGCCATTTTTCCGGCCTATGACATACATTGCCCAAACCTTAATTCACCTTACTTTTGCGGCAAATTTTTCACCTTTTCAATTTCAAATTTCAAATGAATTCTCACGCGAGTTTTTCAGATAAATTCCGCAACCGCCACATAGGCCCTGATGAGCAGGAAACAAAGGAGATGCTAACAGCCGTTGGGGTGGATTCGCTCGATCAACTCATCAGCGAAACCATTCCTGCCAAAATTCGGCTGGAAGGTGAGTTGAACCTTCAGCCTGCCCTCAGTGAATTTGAACTGCTAAGGATGCTGAAACAGGTGGCATCCAAAAACAAGGTTTACCGCAGCTATATTGGCATGGGCTACTACAATACCATCACGCCCAGCGCCATCCAACGAAATATTTTTGAGAACCCGGGCTGGTACACTGCGTATACGCCTTACCAAAGTGAGGTGGCACAAGGAAGGTTGGAGGCCCTTCTGAATTTCCAGACGATGGTTTCTGACCTCACAGGAATGGAGATCGCAAATGCATCATTGCTTGACGAAGCCACTGCGGCTGCCGAGGCAATGGCCATGCTTCATAGCTTAAAGAAAAAGCACAAGGGAAATACCTTTTATGTATCTGACAAATGCTTTGAACAAACCCTGGATGTGCTGAAAACGCGCGCCATCCCAATGGGCATTGATCTGAAGATTGCACCCATTGACGATATTGAATTTACTGACGAAGTATATGGGGTTTTAATGCAATATCCTGATGGGCATGGGAACATCCGCGACTATCACGACCTCTGCAAACAGGCGCATTCGCACGGTGCTTTTGTGGCTGTAGCGGCCGATCTGATGAGCCTTGTGCTGCTGACACCTCCGGGCAATTGGGGTGCTGATGTGGCCGTAGGAAATACCCAGCGCTTTGGTGTTCCGCTCGGATACGGTGGCCCTCATGCAGCCTATTTCGCTACTAAGGAAGAATATAAACGCTCAATCCCAGGCCGGATCATCGGAGTATCAGTTGATGCTCAGGGAAACCAGGCGCTGCGCATGGCGCTGCAAACGCGGGAGCAACACATCCGCAGGGAAAAGGCCACCAGCAATATTTGCACGGCACAGGTGCTGCTGGCCGTAATGGCAGGCATGTATGGCGTGTATCACGGCCCAAAAGGTTTGAGGCGGATTGCAAGCCAGATTCACTCCACTGCAAAGCTGTTGTCAAACGAGTTGAATAAATTAGGTTTTAACCAATTAAATGAGCAATTCTTCGATACCCTGCATATTGACCTGGGAGGAGTTTCTGAAGATGCCATCCGTGCTGAATCTGAAAAGCGC
This genomic window from Bacteroidia bacterium contains:
- the bshB1 gene encoding bacillithiol biosynthesis deacetylase BshB1, with the protein product MKVDLLVITAHPDDAELCCGGTIIAHTSAGKSVGIVDLTQGELGTRGTAKIRLKEAEEAGKIMGISFRENLGFADGFFKNDDAHRLKVMQQVRRFQPEIVISNAPHDRHPDHGRASDLVSEACFLSGLRRIETEWEGEPQREWRPARMYKFVQFNYIEPDIIVDISAHLDKKLEAIRAFKSQFHDPASKEPDTILTSRHFLEQIKARNLDWGFRIGAYAGEGFIADQKLAVRSLFDLA
- a CDS encoding MBL fold metallo-hydrolase; the encoded protein is MEIKFIGTGGAFDYEYLNSSALLTMEGRTLLIDCGHAIYPALRKANKANEVTHLLVTHTHDDHVGSLSVLILHHHYFAPKKLTLLYQDEDFLNTLKSFFSHTLGDISEYVELQPLSEVDGITAIETTKHHVDYLRTFAFIFEENGQRIAYSGDLGDASILFEVLDKLPEKDTTVFHDIFFEKNISTHTYYKQLEKYLNRYAIFGYHCDPRKNPQDNPIPLVQNEPEFLLRGT
- a CDS encoding glyceraldehyde-3-phosphate dehydrogenase, whose translation is MDYKSQNGLPEVENQFEQGLNNWIKKERQAVDLLSITGELWFDRSVELVIFRRRLIDSSPNEILNHHMRAKIIIKRELSVGLTLALAQAIAAMDIAPSRLDLGRLGNEWLNEQEKYEDMNGFLNEKLKNFLGDDKCTFAPKDVVLYGFGRIGRLAARGLISQTGTGKQLRLRAIVARSNGTDQLEKRAELLRNDSIHGPFRGSITIDAENECLIINGQPVKIISADKPEDVDYTAYDIHDALIIDNTGVFRDREGLSRHLQAKGADRVLLTAPGKGDLPNVVYGINHDSVPDKEKIVSAASCTTNAIVPVLKVLEDNLGIEFGHIETVHSYTNDQNLLDNIHKKYRRGRAAALNLVITETGAGSAVAKALPELKGKLTGNAVRVPTPNGSLAILNLTFKKTTTKEAVNEMLRNASLFGDLVEQIEFSESYELVSSDIVGNHHPSVVDGAATIVSPSGNHAVIYIWYDNEFGYTHQVIRFAKHLAGVRRMTYY
- a CDS encoding cold shock domain-containing protein, translating into MKNGTVKFFNSTKGYGFIKDDATDEEIFVHASGLIDEVKQGDQVTFETTEGRKGTNAINVRLA
- a CDS encoding Uma2 family endonuclease, encoding MGRPVGADLWDTICHGPGPCYKHQFVVAKLMVHLHLAVESFSSCEVLLSPFDWKINEDTIVEPDLMVICYFLGDVLFLEKPPELVVEILSPHNREKDLVTKFDLYRKQKVKYYLVVDADKKEVTIFEYKNDSYQKVGELSMDSFDFELSACNFSLDFSRIWPDF
- a CDS encoding MBL fold metallo-hydrolase → MKLHAIHAGYFKLDGGAMHGVVPKKLWEKKNPPDENNLCTWDTRLLLVEYDEKRVLIDSGLGNKQSDKFFSYYEPHGPKLIESLEKAGFAPEDITDNFLTHLHFDHVGGAVKWKDDHTGYELTFPKATYWSHKRHWYHAMHPNAREKASFLEENLEPIQDARRLELLEEPDEVFPGFSFILVNGHTDSQMLPVIRFGSHTIIYVADLIPSAAHIPTAWVMGYDIRPLETMKEKANLLTEAAEKNFILFFEHDPKVECCTVEKTDKGIRIRETFSLADIEGK